AGTTGGATCGAATGGGCCACCCGTTTCTGTCGGAGGACTGGTTCACCGCGGTGAAGGCACTCGACGCGCCGGAGCCGCCCGCGGCGATGCAGGGCCTGCTCGTGAACATGGAGGTGACCGACGGGCCCGACGGGGACGTGCGGATCCATCTCGACTCGGGGCGCTTCGAGCTGGGCCACGTCGAAGGGGCGCCGACCACCGTCGCGGTTCCATACGCGGTGGCCAAGCAGATGTTCGTGGACCAGGACCAGCAGGCGGCGATGCAGGCATTCATGTCCGGCAAGATCAGGGTCACGGGCGACATGACCAAGCTGATGACGCTGCAGATGGTTCAGCCCACGCCCGAGCAGGTGGCGTTCCAGGCCAAGATCATCGACCTGACGGCGTAAGGAGAAGCTCCCATATGCACGACCTCGTGATCCGCGGCGGCAAGATCGTGGACGGCACCGGCGGCCCGTCTTTTACCGGAGACATCGCCGTAGACGGCGGCCGCATCACCGCCGTCGGTGAGGTCACCGGCGCCGGCAGGCGGGAGATCGACGCCGACGGCCTGATCGTCACCCCCGGCTGGGTCGACGTCCACACCCACTACGACGGGCAGGTGACGTGGGACCCGGAGGTGTCGCCTTCGGGCTGGCACGGTGTGACCACCGTCGTGGTCGGCAACTGCGGGGTCGGCTTCGCGCCGGCGCGCCCCGGCGAACGGGACTGGCTCATCCAGCTGATGGAGGGTGTCGAGGACATCCCCGGCACCGCCCTCGCCGAGGGCATGACGTGGCGGTGGGAGACGTTCGGCGAGTACCTCGACGAGGTCGAGCGCATGCCGAGGATCCTCGACGTGGCGGCGATGGTGCCCCACGGCGCCCTTCGGGCGTACGTGCTCGGCGGCGACCGCAACAACGACGCAGCCTCCGACGAAGACATCGCTCTCATGGCCAAGCTCGCTGCGGAAGCGGTGGACGCCGGCGCGGTCGGCGTGTCGACGACCCGGACGCTCGCCCACATGGCCAAGGACGGCTCGCCGGCCGCCGGCACGTTCGCGCCACCGGAGGAGTTGATCGCGATCGGGCTGGCACTCAAGGGCGCCGGCCGGCGGGTGTTCTCGGTTGTCAGTGAGAACCTCTTCGACTCGCGTGCGGAGCCTGAGTTCCAGTGGATGGCGGAGCTGTCGCGCCGCGCCCGCATCCCGGTCACCTACATGGTCCTCGACATCCCCTTCCAGCCCGGAGGATGGCGGCGCGCGCTCGATCGCGGCCTCGAGTTGAACCGCGACGGTGCATGGTTGGTGCCGCAGGTGGCCGGGAAGCCGGCGTCGCTCATGGTCGGGTGGGAGTCGACCTACCACCTCTTCACGGGTCACGAGCACTACCAGCCGCTCGCGGATCTGCCCCACGACGAGAAGATCGCCCGCCTGCGCGACCCCGAGGTGCGCCGGGCCATCCTCTCGGAACCGCTGAGCTTCACCAACCCGTTCGTCGCGATCGTCCACGCGCAGCTCGCAAACCGCAACCTCTACCCGCTGGGTGACCCGCCCGACTACGAGCCTCGCCGAGAGGACAGTGTCGCGGCGATCGCCGAGCGGCTCGGGGTCCCGCCAGTCGAGGCCGCATACGACCTGATGCTCGAGCGCGACGGGCACGAGCTGCTGTACACGCCTTTGCTGGGTTACACCGACGGCAACCTCGACGCCATTCGCGAAGGGCTCGTGCACCCGTCGACGGTGCTGGGGCTGTCGGATGGCGGCGCGCACGTCGGGTTCATATGCGACGGGACCATGCCCACGTTCATGCTGACCCACTGGGTGCGCGACCGCAGCCAGGGTGAGCGCATCCCGCTCGAGCACGCCGTGCACGCGCAGACCGAGCGGACCGCGCGGTTGTTCGGGTTCGACGACAGGGGAGTGCTCAAGCCCGGTTACGTCGCCGACGTGAACGTCATCGACCTCGACAACCTCGCACTCGGCCCGGTTCGCTTCGCGTACGACCTGCCCGCCGGCGGCAAGCGCCTGATGCAGAAGGCGACCGGGTACGTGGCGACGGTGAAGTCGGGTGCCGTGGTGCGCGAGCGCGACGAGTCGACCGGCGAGCGCCCGGGCGTCCTGCTGCGCGGCCCGCAGCCGGCGCCGGCGGCTTGACCGGCAAATCATGCCGGTCATGAACGTCGTCGTGGTGGGCGCGGGCGCCGGAGGGCTCGCGGCGGCACTGACGTTGTCGCGCGCGGGTCACCGGGTGACGGTCCTGGAGCGCGACACGACCGAGGTACCGGCCCGGTTCGAGGACGCGTTCGCCTGGAACCGCAAGGGAGCCCCGCAGTTCCACCACTCGCACGTCTTCCTGCCGCGGCTGCGCAACACGTTGCGCGATCGCTACCCGGACGTGCTCGAGGGGCTGGCCGATCACGGTGTTCCCGAGGCTTCGATGGCCCCGCTGATGGGCATCGACGCGGGTACGCCCGGTGCCGGCGATCTCGTTGCGCTGCCTTGCCGGCGGACCACCTACGAGTGGGTGCTTCGCAAGATGGTGATGGCCGACGACTCGGTGCAGTTCCGGAGCGGGACCGTCACCGGGGTCGCGGCCGACACGTCGCGCTCGGGTCCTGCCCACGTGACGGGTGTCTTGGTAGAAGACGGCAGTCGGGTGGCTGCAGATCTTGTTGTCGCGAGCACCGGCCGGCGCGGCGACGTGCCCGGCTGGTTGGCTGAGCTCGGCATCAACGTTGGCGAGGAGTCGCAGGAATCGCCGGCCACCTACGCCACCCGCTTCTACCGGCTGCGTGACGGCGCCGAGGCGCGCCCCGGTGGGTACCGGCTAGGGCGCTACGACGGGGTGGGCTTCGGGATCTTCCCGGCCGACAACGACACCCACTCGGTGAGCCTCTTCGTGCGTCCCGACGACACCGCACGGCGCCGGCGGGTCCTCGACACTGAACGCTTCGACGAGGCTTGCTTGGGCGTACCTGAGGCAGCGCCGTACGTCGATCCCGACGCGGTGGAGCCGATAACCCCGGTCAACCCCATGGCCGGGTTGATCAACCGGTTGCGCACGTTCACCGACAGCAGCGGGCTGCCGCTGGTCGCTGGGTTCGTGGCGCTGGGCGACGCGTACCAGGTGACCAACCCCACCTACGGCAGGGGTTGTTCGCTGGCGATGATGCAGGCCGTCCATCTGGCCGACGCCCTTAGCGATCACGGCGGCGACGAGGTCGCAGTGGTCCAGGCCTACGAGGCGGCCGCTGCCCTCGAGATCCGGCCTTGGTACTACCTGTCGGTGCTGGCCGACCAGGTGTCGGCGGCGTCGGACAGGGGAGGGGACCTGACCCTTGGGTCGAACGTGATGCCGCGGGCGGGTGACCCTGAGACGCAGCTGGCTTTCGCGAGGGTGTTCTCGTTGCTCGATCCGCCGGACCAGCTCTACCGGAACCCGGAGCTGACCAGGCTCCTCACCCAGCCGCCGCTGCAGCTCAGCCCCGCCTGAGTCCCCGCGGGTCGATCACCCCTTGGCGAACCGGTCGATGGTCGTCGAGGTATTTGAGTGGATGGCGGCCGTCGACGTTGCCGAGCAACCCGATGACGTTGTAGCCGAGGAGCTCCTGCGGGCGCCGCGGTGGCGGTCGAAGGGACCGGTTTGGCCGGCGAGCAGGAGTTTCCAGCGGCGGATGTGCTCGACGTTCTGGGCGGTCTTCCTGGCCTTCTTTGTAGGCCTGCCCTACCCCGCGTGGGTCTGGAACGTCCGGCGGTACGAGGTCGGCGAGGTCCCGAGGACGCCACGGAACTGGGTGCGCATGTTCGTCGCGCTGCCGAGACCGCTCGCGTCGGCAACCTGGTCGACCGCCAGATCTGTCGTCTCGAGAAGACGTTGCGCAAGAAGGACTCTTTGACGCAGGACCCACTGGTGCGGCGTCATGCCGATCGACTCCCGGAAACGGCGTGCGAAGGTCCGCGAGCTCATCGCGGCTCGGTGAGCGAGTTGCTCGACGCTCAGGTCATCGTCCAGGTGCGACGCCGCCCATTCGAGGGTCCCGGCGAAGAGGTCAACGCCGGAGGCGGTCGGGATGGGCGACGAGATGAACTGCGCCTGACCTCCTGAGCGGTGCGGTGGCATGACGAGCTCGCGCGCAACCTCGTTGGCTACGTGCGCGCCGAAATCACGTTGGACGATGTGCAGGCAGAGGTCGATGCACGCGGCGCTGCCCGCGGATGTGAGGATGTCCTGCCCGTCCACGTAAAGCACGCAGGGGTCGACGTTGATCGACGGGTAACGCTTGGCGAGGTTGCTCGTCTGGCTCCAGTGGGTGGTCGCGGTGCGCCCGTCGAGCAGACCGGCCTCGGCGAGCACGAAGGCCCCCGTGCACAGCGACAGGATGCGAGCGCCCCGGCGGTGGGCCTGGCGGAGCGCTGCGAACAGCTCGGGGTCCTTCTGGGTCATCGGTGGCACCACGACCGTTCCCGCCCGGCGGAGCGCGGTCAGAGGCTCCACGTCGGTGATCGTCAGGCCGGGCATCTGCGTTGCGAACGGCGGCTCGGCGGCGCTGCAGAGGACGGAGCGGTACCACGGGACGCCGAGGTAGGAGAAGTCGGTGCCGAACACCTCCCAGGCGGCCGCGAGCTCGAAGACGCTCACACCCGGCCCCGTCACCATCGCGACGAGCGGGCGCCGGGTTGTCAGCCGGCGCACGCGGCTGCCTGCCGGTCGTTCGCGAGGGCGGTGCCCCATCGGACGAGCACGCGTCCGACGGCCGCCCTCACCGTCGTTGCGTGGTGAGGTCCGGTGGTGGGTCGCGGTGGGGTCGCGCCGGTGGTGGTGCCGAGGGCGCGGAGCTGGTTGGCGTGCTCCCGGGCCACGTCCAGGAGGAATTCTGCGGGGATCATGACTCCATTCTGGAGGTGGCGGGGTGCCTCTGCCACTGGCAGATGTGCCATCGTCCGAAATAATTCTGCCACTCTTCCACGTCTCTATGTCGGTGAGGGCAGATCGGTCGCAAGAGTGTCAGTCGGGTCGCGGCCGCGTGTATCCGCCCTGACGATTGACACCCAGGCCCCGATGGAGCACACTGCGGGTGTTCACATAGCGGTTAAGCGTTCGCCATACGAACAGTAGGCCGCCTGAGTCAGGGGGACTCACATGGATCAGGAGGCAGCACCGGATCGGGAGTCACTATTTCCCGTGACGTCCACAGAGGGTCAGGGGACAGGAGGTGCTGCTCCGCTCACCCGGCGGAACGCGCTCAAGATCTTCGGGTCCGGCGTCGTGGCCCTCGGCATGGGTGGCCTCCTCGAGGCTTGCACCTCGTCTACGAAGA
This region of Acidimicrobiales bacterium genomic DNA includes:
- a CDS encoding helix-turn-helix domain-containing protein, which encodes MRRLTTRRPLVAMVTGPGVSVFELAAAWEVFGTDFSYLGVPWYRSVLCSAAEPPFATQMPGLTITDVEPLTALRRAGTVVVPPMTQKDPELFAALRQAHRRGARILSLCTGAFVLAEAGLLDGRTATTHWSQTSNLAKRYPSINVDPCVLYVDGQDILTSAGSAACIDLCLHIVQRDFGAHVANEVARELVMPPHRSGGQAQFISSPIPTASGVDLFAGTLEWAASHLDDDLSVEQLAHRAAMSSRTFARRFRESIGMTPHQWVLRQRVLLAQRLLETTDLAVDQVADASGLGSATNMRTQFRGVLGTSPTSYRRTFQTHAG
- a CDS encoding FAD-dependent oxidoreductase gives rise to the protein MNVVVVGAGAGGLAAALTLSRAGHRVTVLERDTTEVPARFEDAFAWNRKGAPQFHHSHVFLPRLRNTLRDRYPDVLEGLADHGVPEASMAPLMGIDAGTPGAGDLVALPCRRTTYEWVLRKMVMADDSVQFRSGTVTGVAADTSRSGPAHVTGVLVEDGSRVAADLVVASTGRRGDVPGWLAELGINVGEESQESPATYATRFYRLRDGAEARPGGYRLGRYDGVGFGIFPADNDTHSVSLFVRPDDTARRRRVLDTERFDEACLGVPEAAPYVDPDAVEPITPVNPMAGLINRLRTFTDSSGLPLVAGFVALGDAYQVTNPTYGRGCSLAMMQAVHLADALSDHGGDEVAVVQAYEAAAALEIRPWYYLSVLADQVSAASDRGGDLTLGSNVMPRAGDPETQLAFARVFSLLDPPDQLYRNPELTRLLTQPPLQLSPA
- a CDS encoding amidohydrolase family protein, which produces MHDLVIRGGKIVDGTGGPSFTGDIAVDGGRITAVGEVTGAGRREIDADGLIVTPGWVDVHTHYDGQVTWDPEVSPSGWHGVTTVVVGNCGVGFAPARPGERDWLIQLMEGVEDIPGTALAEGMTWRWETFGEYLDEVERMPRILDVAAMVPHGALRAYVLGGDRNNDAASDEDIALMAKLAAEAVDAGAVGVSTTRTLAHMAKDGSPAAGTFAPPEELIAIGLALKGAGRRVFSVVSENLFDSRAEPEFQWMAELSRRARIPVTYMVLDIPFQPGGWRRALDRGLELNRDGAWLVPQVAGKPASLMVGWESTYHLFTGHEHYQPLADLPHDEKIARLRDPEVRRAILSEPLSFTNPFVAIVHAQLANRNLYPLGDPPDYEPRREDSVAAIAERLGVPPVEAAYDLMLERDGHELLYTPLLGYTDGNLDAIREGLVHPSTVLGLSDGGAHVGFICDGTMPTFMLTHWVRDRSQGERIPLEHAVHAQTERTARLFGFDDRGVLKPGYVADVNVIDLDNLALGPVRFAYDLPAGGKRLMQKATGYVATVKSGAVVRERDESTGERPGVLLRGPQPAPAA
- a CDS encoding SCP2 sterol-binding domain-containing protein; translated protein: MGHPFLSEDWFTAVKALDAPEPPAAMQGLLVNMEVTDGPDGDVRIHLDSGRFELGHVEGAPTTVAVPYAVAKQMFVDQDQQAAMQAFMSGKIRVTGDMTKLMTLQMVQPTPEQVAFQAKIIDLTA